The following are encoded together in the Zingiber officinale cultivar Zhangliang chromosome 8A, Zo_v1.1, whole genome shotgun sequence genome:
- the LOC122012707 gene encoding uncharacterized protein LOC122012707 isoform X2, which translates to MMPPPNLPDSISSSSSSSSSTSASGPFLEPRRPAAASSPSAAPADSLAPSSRDVSGGDAVAVERRGDHSASCRWTIPHFPRAKARALWSRYFEVGGYDCRLLVYPRGDSQALPGYLSLYLQIVDPRGGGSSSSGNKWDCFASYRLAVYNHLDDSKSVARDSWHRFSSKKKSHGWCDFAPFSGVLDSRSGFLLPHSDSLVVTADILLLHETVAFSRDHEPQTTPADVLGGKFSWKVHNFSLFLEMIKAQKIMSPVFPAGDCNLRISVYQSSVAGVDHLSMCLESKDTEKAANNISGPAAPAPDRSCWCLFRMSVLNQRPGLNHVHRDSYGRFASDNKGGDNTSLGWNDYMRMEDFVREDAGFLVDDTAVFNTSFHVIRESSSFTKNSGPIVGSSGGRGVARKSDGHFGKFTWRIENFTRLKDLLKKRKITGLCIKSRKFQIGNRDCRLIVYPRGQSQPPCHLSVFLEVTDSRNTISDWSCFVSHRLSVVNQKMEEKSVTKESQNRYSKAAKDWGWREFVTLTSLFDQDSGFLLQDTVVFSAEVLILKETSIIQEFGDSDTESTNVLATSQVDAICKKGSFTWRVENFLSFKEIMETRKIFSKFFQAGGCELRIGVYESFDTICIYLESDQSSGSDPDKNFWVQYRMAIVNQKNPAKTVWKESSICTKTWNNSVLQFMKVTDFLESDAGFLVRDTVIFICEITDCCPWFEFSDLEVLASEDEQDALSTDPDDLIESEDSECISGDEEDVFRNLLSRAGFHLTYGDNPSQPHVTLREKLLMDAGAIAGFLSGLRVYLDNPAKVKRLLLPTKIFSGGCSNKDASKGDANSPSLMNLLMGVKVLQQAIIDLLLDIMVECCQPSEGRTGYDSSEASLKNSPSSNEASSPPEPSGDSELSTEYATCDFYERLGCEVEETRTTYAVQSSLSKTYERHKSNQDQSISPPETSAGDQPADDVFIEAPKTKWPEQSEELLGLIVNSLNALDSAVPQGCPEPRRRPQTVQKIILVLDKAPKHLQPDLIALVPKLVDPSEHSIAAYALLDHLQKPDADPSLQLPVFRALCQLEFGSELVEHILYQAFELLTDSNNEPLVAAMGFIFKAALQCQHLPQAVKAFRLRLKGLGTEVPQCVLDFMAQQFLFLWGKWHFLR; encoded by the exons ATGATGCCTCCTCCCAATCTCCCCGATTccatctcctcttcttcctcctcgtcgTCTTCGACCTCCGCATCGGGCCCTTTTCTCGAGCCCCGCCGTCCCGCCGCCGCCTCTTCCCCTTCCGCCGCACCGGCGGATTCCCTCGCCCCCAGCTCCCGCGACGTCAGCGGAGGCGACGCGGTCGCGGTGGAGCGGCGCGGCGACCACTCCGCTTCCTGCCGCTGGACCATCCCGCACTTCCCCCGCGCCAAGGCCCGCGCGCTCTGGAGCCGCTACTTCGAGGTTGGCGGCTACGACTGCCGCCTCCTCGTCTACCCCCGCGGCGACTCGCAGGCGCTCCCCGGCTACCTCTCGCTGTACCTCCAGATTGTCGACCCCCGCGGCGGCGGCTCCTCCTCCTCCGGGAATAAGTGGGATTGCTTCGCCAGTTACCGCCTCGCGGTGTACAACCACCTCGATGACTCCAAATCCGTCGCGCGGGACTCCTGGCATCGGTTCTCCTCCAAGAAGAAGTCGCACGGCTGGTGCGACTTCGCTCCGTTCTCCGGCGTCCTCGACTCGAGATCCGGGTTTCTCCTTCCGCACTCGGACTCCCTCGTCGTCACCGCTGACATATTGCTACTCCATGAGACCGTCGCCTTCAGCCGTGACCATGAGCCGCAGACCACCCCGGCTGACGTTCTCGGTGGCAAGTTCTCCTGGAAGGTCCACAACTTTAGCCTCTTCCTGGAGATGATCAAGGCGCAGAAGATCATGAGTCCTGTGTTTCCGGCAGGCGATTGCAACCTCAGGATCAGTGTGTACCAGAGTTCCGTTGCGGGGGTCGACCACCTCTCTATGTGCCTCGAGAGCAAGGATACCGAGAAGGCCGCCAATAACATTTCCGGCCCTGCTGCCCCTGCTCCCGATCGCAGCTGCTGGTGCCTCTTCCGGATGTCGGTCCTGAATCAGCGGCCTGGGTTGAACCATGTGCATCGCGACTCCTATGGGCGGTTTGCCTCGGACAATAAAGGCGGTGACAACACCAGCTTGGGGTGGAACGATTACATGCGGATGGAGGACTTCGTCAGGGAAGATGCTGGGTTCCTCGTCGATGATACCGCCGTGTTCAATACCTCCTTTCATGTTATCAGGGAGTCAAGCAGCTTCACAAAAAACTCTGGGCCTATAGTAGGCAGCAGTGGAGGTAGGGGGGTGGCAAGAAAGTCTGATGGGCATTTCGGCAAGTTCACATGGAGGATAGAAAACTTCACAAGGCTTAAGGACCTGCTTAAGAAACGCAAGATCACAGGGCTCTGCATTAAGAGCAGGAAATTCCAGATTGGCAACAGGGACTGTCGTCTGATTGTCTATCCTAGGG GGCAGTCTCAACCACCTTGCCACCTCTCTGTATTTCTGGAGGTCACAGATTCCCGCAACACTATAAGTGATTGGAGTTGCTTTGTGAGTCATCGATTGTCAGTTGTTAATCAGAAAATGGAGGAGAAATCTGTCACAAAGGAGTCACAGAATCGCTACTCAAAGGCCGCAAAAGATTGGGGTTGGCGTGAGTTTGTAACTTTGACTAGTCTCTTCGATCAGGATTCTGGCTTCCTTCTCCAGGATACTGTTGTTTTCTCTGCTGAGGTTCTCATACTGAAGGAGACTTCTATAATACAAGAATTTGGTGACTCAGACACTGAGTCGACTAATGTGCTTGCAACATCTCAAGTTGATGCTATATGCAAGAAAGGATCATTCACGTGGAGGGTGGAAAATTTTTTGTCCTTTAAGGAGATCATGGAAACACGCAAGATTTTTAGCAAATTCTTTCAAGCTGGGGGTTGTGAACTCCGGATAG GTGTCTATGAGTCCTTCGACACTATTTGTATATACTTGGAGAGTGATCAGTCATCTGGAAGTGACCCTGACAAAAATTTTTGGGTTCAGTACAGAATGGCTATTGTAAACCAGAAAAATCCTGCAAAAACTGTTTGGAAGGAGTCTTCAATCTGCACAAAAACTTGGAACAATTCTGTCCTGCAGTTCATGAAGGTCACAGATTTTCTGGAATCAGATGCAGGATTCCTTGTCCGTGACACTGTTATATTCATATGTGAGATCACTGATTGCTGCCCCTGGTTTGAATTTTCTGATCTTGAG GTTTTGGCCTCAGAAGACGAGCAGGATGCACTATCAACGGACCCTGATGATCTTATTGAGTCTGAAGATAGTGAATGCATTAGTGGAGATGAAGAAGACGTGTTCAGAAATCTTCTTTCACGAGCAGGCTTCCATCTGACATATGGAGACAATCCCTCCCAACCCCATGTTACATTAAGGGAAAAGCTTCTCATGGATGCTGGTGCAATTGCTGGATTTCTGTCTGGTCTGCGTGTTTATCTTGATAACCCTGCTAAAGTCAAGCGCTTGCTTCTTCCTACCAAAATATTTTCAGGTGGCTGCAGCAATAAGGATGCTTCAAAGGGTGATGCCAATTCTCCAAGCCTGATGAATTTGTTGATGGGGGTTAAAGTCTTGCAACAAGCTATCATTGACTTACTCCTAGACATTATGGTGGAGTGTTGCCAACCATCAGAAGGGAGAACTGGGTATGATTCTTCTGAAGCAAGCTTAAAAAATTCTCCTAGTTCTAATGAAGCTAGCAGCCCACCAGAACCCAGCGGTGATAGTGAATTATCAACAGAATATGCAACATGTGACTTCTACGAGAGATTGGGATGTGAGGTTGAAGAAACCAGAACCACTTATGCAGTACAAAGCTCATTATCGAAAACATATGAGAGACACAAAAGCAACCAGGACCAATCCATCTCTCCCCCTGAGACTTCTGCTGGGGATCAACCAGCAGATGATGTATTTATTGAAGCTCCCAAG ACAAAATGGCCAGAGCAATCAGAGGAGCTTTTGGGATTGATTGTTAATTCACTGAACGCACTTGATAGTGCTGTTCCTCAAGGATGCCCTGAACCCCGGAGGCGTCCTCAAACAGTCCAGAAAATTATTCTTGTGCTTGATAAAGCTCCAAAGCATCTTCAGCCTGATTTAATTGCTCTTGTGCCCAAGCTGGTCGATCCTTCTGAGCATTCTATTGCTGCTTATGCACTTCTAGACCATCTTCAGAAGCCAGATGCTGACCCTTCGTTACAGTTACCG GTTTTTCGTGCTCTATGTCAGTTGGAGTTTGGAAGTGAGTTAGTGGAACATATCCTATATCAGGCTTTTGAGCTGTTGACTGACTCTAATAATGAACCTCTTGTAGCAGCAATGGGTTTTATTTTTAAAGCTGCGTTGCAATGCCAGCATCTTCCGCAAGCT GTCAAAGCATTCCGTTTGAGGTTAAAAGGCCTTGGTACTGAAGTTCCACAATGTGTGCTAGATTTTATGGCACAACAG TTCTTATTCCTTTGGGGAAAATGGCATTTCCTGCGATGA
- the LOC122012707 gene encoding uncharacterized protein LOC122012707 isoform X1, with amino-acid sequence MMPPPNLPDSISSSSSSSSSTSASGPFLEPRRPAAASSPSAAPADSLAPSSRDVSGGDAVAVERRGDHSASCRWTIPHFPRAKARALWSRYFEVGGYDCRLLVYPRGDSQALPGYLSLYLQIVDPRGGGSSSSGNKWDCFASYRLAVYNHLDDSKSVARDSWHRFSSKKKSHGWCDFAPFSGVLDSRSGFLLPHSDSLVVTADILLLHETVAFSRDHEPQTTPADVLGGKFSWKVHNFSLFLEMIKAQKIMSPVFPAGDCNLRISVYQSSVAGVDHLSMCLESKDTEKAANNISGPAAPAPDRSCWCLFRMSVLNQRPGLNHVHRDSYGRFASDNKGGDNTSLGWNDYMRMEDFVREDAGFLVDDTAVFNTSFHVIRESSSFTKNSGPIVGSSGGRGVARKSDGHFGKFTWRIENFTRLKDLLKKRKITGLCIKSRKFQIGNRDCRLIVYPRGQSQPPCHLSVFLEVTDSRNTISDWSCFVSHRLSVVNQKMEEKSVTKESQNRYSKAAKDWGWREFVTLTSLFDQDSGFLLQDTVVFSAEVLILKETSIIQEFGDSDTESTNVLATSQVDAICKKGSFTWRVENFLSFKEIMETRKIFSKFFQAGGCELRIGVYESFDTICIYLESDQSSGSDPDKNFWVQYRMAIVNQKNPAKTVWKESSICTKTWNNSVLQFMKVTDFLESDAGFLVRDTVIFICEITDCCPWFEFSDLEVLASEDEQDALSTDPDDLIESEDSECISGDEEDVFRNLLSRAGFHLTYGDNPSQPHVTLREKLLMDAGAIAGFLSGLRVYLDNPAKVKRLLLPTKIFSGGCSNKDASKGDANSPSLMNLLMGVKVLQQAIIDLLLDIMVECCQPSEGRTGYDSSEASLKNSPSSNEASSPPEPSGDSELSTEYATCDFYERLGCEVEETRTTYAVQSSLSKTYERHKSNQDQSISPPETSAGDQPADDVFIEAPKTKWPEQSEELLGLIVNSLNALDSAVPQGCPEPRRRPQTVQKIILVLDKAPKHLQPDLIALVPKLVDPSEHSIAAYALLDHLQKPDADPSLQLPVFRALCQLEFGSELVEHILYQAFELLTDSNNEPLVAAMGFIFKAALQCQHLPQAVKAFRLRLKGLGTEVPQCVLDFMAQQVHNNVDIAEAILSGINSDSEFDDSCMTSCSSYSFGENGISCDEHVGNDQVVHGCHHHTDVYILVEMLSIPGLFVEVSQVFERALTRGAIGLQSVALVLERRHSQRLNTKSRSVVDDSQNRQDFVDANLNSLPVQEDDFTSVLSLGEVLSLSTDTRVQDFVRMLYAIMFKIYSEEHYRFRMLKGLVERSTNMSNSCHAVDIDMDVLIFLVREEDGIARPVLNMLREVAQVAQVNRANLWHQICAVEDENIHLREERQDEIVNFTNEKASLLQKINELEATNNCLKAELKRELEHFSRERKELTEQLLEVENQLEWLRSEKDEEIAKLSADRRVLQDRLHDAETQLSLLKTRKRDELKRVVKEKNALAERLKSAEAARKKFDEELKRYATETVTREEVRQSLENEVRRLTETVGQTEGEKREKEEQVARCEAYIDGMEAKLQACQQYIHTLEGSLQEEMSRHAPLYGVGLETLSMKELETLTRIHEEGLRQIHATQQMKTNGHSLAAGHPLTQVHGLYSSAPPAPIGIPPSIISNGVGSHGNGHINGSVAPWYGPS; translated from the exons ATGATGCCTCCTCCCAATCTCCCCGATTccatctcctcttcttcctcctcgtcgTCTTCGACCTCCGCATCGGGCCCTTTTCTCGAGCCCCGCCGTCCCGCCGCCGCCTCTTCCCCTTCCGCCGCACCGGCGGATTCCCTCGCCCCCAGCTCCCGCGACGTCAGCGGAGGCGACGCGGTCGCGGTGGAGCGGCGCGGCGACCACTCCGCTTCCTGCCGCTGGACCATCCCGCACTTCCCCCGCGCCAAGGCCCGCGCGCTCTGGAGCCGCTACTTCGAGGTTGGCGGCTACGACTGCCGCCTCCTCGTCTACCCCCGCGGCGACTCGCAGGCGCTCCCCGGCTACCTCTCGCTGTACCTCCAGATTGTCGACCCCCGCGGCGGCGGCTCCTCCTCCTCCGGGAATAAGTGGGATTGCTTCGCCAGTTACCGCCTCGCGGTGTACAACCACCTCGATGACTCCAAATCCGTCGCGCGGGACTCCTGGCATCGGTTCTCCTCCAAGAAGAAGTCGCACGGCTGGTGCGACTTCGCTCCGTTCTCCGGCGTCCTCGACTCGAGATCCGGGTTTCTCCTTCCGCACTCGGACTCCCTCGTCGTCACCGCTGACATATTGCTACTCCATGAGACCGTCGCCTTCAGCCGTGACCATGAGCCGCAGACCACCCCGGCTGACGTTCTCGGTGGCAAGTTCTCCTGGAAGGTCCACAACTTTAGCCTCTTCCTGGAGATGATCAAGGCGCAGAAGATCATGAGTCCTGTGTTTCCGGCAGGCGATTGCAACCTCAGGATCAGTGTGTACCAGAGTTCCGTTGCGGGGGTCGACCACCTCTCTATGTGCCTCGAGAGCAAGGATACCGAGAAGGCCGCCAATAACATTTCCGGCCCTGCTGCCCCTGCTCCCGATCGCAGCTGCTGGTGCCTCTTCCGGATGTCGGTCCTGAATCAGCGGCCTGGGTTGAACCATGTGCATCGCGACTCCTATGGGCGGTTTGCCTCGGACAATAAAGGCGGTGACAACACCAGCTTGGGGTGGAACGATTACATGCGGATGGAGGACTTCGTCAGGGAAGATGCTGGGTTCCTCGTCGATGATACCGCCGTGTTCAATACCTCCTTTCATGTTATCAGGGAGTCAAGCAGCTTCACAAAAAACTCTGGGCCTATAGTAGGCAGCAGTGGAGGTAGGGGGGTGGCAAGAAAGTCTGATGGGCATTTCGGCAAGTTCACATGGAGGATAGAAAACTTCACAAGGCTTAAGGACCTGCTTAAGAAACGCAAGATCACAGGGCTCTGCATTAAGAGCAGGAAATTCCAGATTGGCAACAGGGACTGTCGTCTGATTGTCTATCCTAGGG GGCAGTCTCAACCACCTTGCCACCTCTCTGTATTTCTGGAGGTCACAGATTCCCGCAACACTATAAGTGATTGGAGTTGCTTTGTGAGTCATCGATTGTCAGTTGTTAATCAGAAAATGGAGGAGAAATCTGTCACAAAGGAGTCACAGAATCGCTACTCAAAGGCCGCAAAAGATTGGGGTTGGCGTGAGTTTGTAACTTTGACTAGTCTCTTCGATCAGGATTCTGGCTTCCTTCTCCAGGATACTGTTGTTTTCTCTGCTGAGGTTCTCATACTGAAGGAGACTTCTATAATACAAGAATTTGGTGACTCAGACACTGAGTCGACTAATGTGCTTGCAACATCTCAAGTTGATGCTATATGCAAGAAAGGATCATTCACGTGGAGGGTGGAAAATTTTTTGTCCTTTAAGGAGATCATGGAAACACGCAAGATTTTTAGCAAATTCTTTCAAGCTGGGGGTTGTGAACTCCGGATAG GTGTCTATGAGTCCTTCGACACTATTTGTATATACTTGGAGAGTGATCAGTCATCTGGAAGTGACCCTGACAAAAATTTTTGGGTTCAGTACAGAATGGCTATTGTAAACCAGAAAAATCCTGCAAAAACTGTTTGGAAGGAGTCTTCAATCTGCACAAAAACTTGGAACAATTCTGTCCTGCAGTTCATGAAGGTCACAGATTTTCTGGAATCAGATGCAGGATTCCTTGTCCGTGACACTGTTATATTCATATGTGAGATCACTGATTGCTGCCCCTGGTTTGAATTTTCTGATCTTGAG GTTTTGGCCTCAGAAGACGAGCAGGATGCACTATCAACGGACCCTGATGATCTTATTGAGTCTGAAGATAGTGAATGCATTAGTGGAGATGAAGAAGACGTGTTCAGAAATCTTCTTTCACGAGCAGGCTTCCATCTGACATATGGAGACAATCCCTCCCAACCCCATGTTACATTAAGGGAAAAGCTTCTCATGGATGCTGGTGCAATTGCTGGATTTCTGTCTGGTCTGCGTGTTTATCTTGATAACCCTGCTAAAGTCAAGCGCTTGCTTCTTCCTACCAAAATATTTTCAGGTGGCTGCAGCAATAAGGATGCTTCAAAGGGTGATGCCAATTCTCCAAGCCTGATGAATTTGTTGATGGGGGTTAAAGTCTTGCAACAAGCTATCATTGACTTACTCCTAGACATTATGGTGGAGTGTTGCCAACCATCAGAAGGGAGAACTGGGTATGATTCTTCTGAAGCAAGCTTAAAAAATTCTCCTAGTTCTAATGAAGCTAGCAGCCCACCAGAACCCAGCGGTGATAGTGAATTATCAACAGAATATGCAACATGTGACTTCTACGAGAGATTGGGATGTGAGGTTGAAGAAACCAGAACCACTTATGCAGTACAAAGCTCATTATCGAAAACATATGAGAGACACAAAAGCAACCAGGACCAATCCATCTCTCCCCCTGAGACTTCTGCTGGGGATCAACCAGCAGATGATGTATTTATTGAAGCTCCCAAG ACAAAATGGCCAGAGCAATCAGAGGAGCTTTTGGGATTGATTGTTAATTCACTGAACGCACTTGATAGTGCTGTTCCTCAAGGATGCCCTGAACCCCGGAGGCGTCCTCAAACAGTCCAGAAAATTATTCTTGTGCTTGATAAAGCTCCAAAGCATCTTCAGCCTGATTTAATTGCTCTTGTGCCCAAGCTGGTCGATCCTTCTGAGCATTCTATTGCTGCTTATGCACTTCTAGACCATCTTCAGAAGCCAGATGCTGACCCTTCGTTACAGTTACCG GTTTTTCGTGCTCTATGTCAGTTGGAGTTTGGAAGTGAGTTAGTGGAACATATCCTATATCAGGCTTTTGAGCTGTTGACTGACTCTAATAATGAACCTCTTGTAGCAGCAATGGGTTTTATTTTTAAAGCTGCGTTGCAATGCCAGCATCTTCCGCAAGCT GTCAAAGCATTCCGTTTGAGGTTAAAAGGCCTTGGTACTGAAGTTCCACAATGTGTGCTAGATTTTATGGCACAACAGGTGCATAATAATGTTGACATAGCTGAAGCCATTTTAAGTGGCATCAATTCTGATAGTGAGTTTGATGATAGTTGCATGACATCTTGTAGTTCTTATTCCTTTGGGGAAAATGGCATTTCCTGCGATGAGCATGTGGGGAATGATCAGGTTGTTCATGGATGTCATCATCACACCGATGTTTACATTTTGGTAGAGATGTTATCCATACCTGGATTGTTTGTAGAAGTTTCACAAGTTTTTGAAAGAGCTTTAACTCGAGGAGCCATTGGGTTGCAATCAGTTGCTCTGGTGTTAGAAAGGCGCCACTCTCAGAGGTTGAATACCAAATCTAGGtctgttgtggatgattcacagaACAGGCAAGACTTTGTAGATGCAAACTTAAATTCATTGCCTGTCCAAGAAGATGACTTCACATCAGTTCTTTCTCTCGGTGAAGTATTATCGCTTTCCACTGATACAAGAGTTCAGGATTTTGTGAGAATGCTTTATGCTATCATGTTTAAGATTTATTCTGAGGAGCATTACCGATTTAGGATGTTGAAGGGGCTTGTAGAACGCTCAACAAATATGTCAAATAGTTGCCATGCAGTTGATATAGATATGGATGTCTTGATATTTCTTGTTAGGGAGGAAGATGGAATAGCCCGACCAGTTTTGAATATGTTGCGTGAAGTTGCCCAAGTTGCCCAAGTTAACCGTGCCAACCTTTGGCATCAGATATGTGCTGTTGAGGATGAAAATATTCATCTTCGGGAGGAAAGACAGGATGAAATTGTTAACTTTACTAATGAAAAGGCTTCTTTGTTGCAAAAGATAAATGAATTAGAGGCAACTAATAATTGTCTTAAG GCTGAGTTGAAAAGAGAGTTGGAGCATTTTTCCCGTGAAAGGAAGGAACTAACCGAGCAGCTGTTGGAAGTTGAGAACCAATTAGAATGGCTTCGATCTGAGAAAGATGAGGAAATTGCAAAGCTCTCGGCTGACAGGAGAGTTCTTCAGGATCGCCTTCATGATGCAGAGACGCAACTGTCACTACTAAAAACGAGGAAGCGTGATGAGTTAAAG AGAGTAGTCAAAGAGAAGAATGCTCTTGCTGAAAGGTTAAAAAGTGCAGAAGCTGCACGTAAAAAATTTGATGAAGAATTGAAGCGTTATGCTACAGAGACAGTGACAAGGGAGGAAGTCAGGCAATCACTTGAAAATGAAGTGAGGAGATTAACAGAAACTGTTGGACAAACTGAGGGAGAGAAAAGGGAGAAAGAAGAGCAGGTTGCACGCTGTGAAGCATATATTGATGGGATGGAAGCAAAGCTGCAAGCATGCcag CAATATATACACACACTTGAAGGTTCCCTACAGGAAGAAATGTCGCGCCATGCTCCACTTTATGGTGTAGGCCTGGAAACCTTGTCGATGAAAGAACTTGAGACACTTACTCGCATTCACGAAGAAGGGCTCAGGCAGATCCATGCCACTCAACAGATGAAAACTAATGGCCATTCTTTGGCTGCTGGGCATCCCCTTACACAAGTGCATGGCTTGTATTCTTCAGCTCCTCCCGCGCCCATCGGTATTCCTCCATCCATAATCTCAAATGGAGTAGGAAGCCATGGGAATGGGCATATCAATGGGAGTGTGGCGCCCTGGTATGGTCCCAGCTAA